AAGAGGTCACTATCGTCGGTCGGAGCGCGATAGTCGGAAAGCCTGTTGCCCTTTTGCTGCTTGACCTCCATGCCACGCTGACCATATGTCACACCAGAACCAGGGATATGGCCTTCCACACAAAAAGGGCCGATATACTGGTCGTGGCCGCGGGAAAGGCGGGGTTTCTGGCGGGTGATTTAGTAAAACCCGGTGCGATTGTAATCGACGTTGGCATAAACAGAGTGCCGGAATACGATGCAGACGGTAAGCCGGTCCTGAACAAAAGCGGCAAGCAAAAGAAGAAAACCGTGGGCGATGTAGACTTTGCGAGTGCCAGTGAGGTTGCTTCTCAAATAACCCCCGTACCGGGCGGGGTTGGACCGGTTACTACCGTAATGCTTCTAAAAAACGTCGTAGAAGCCGCAAAGCTGACCCGTTGACCGGCCTGTATGTGGTAGACGCCGCCGGCTGAATCGGCTCTTTTGAGCGGGAATTCTACGGAATTGGCTCAATACTACCACATGTGTGCATCCACGTATGGCCGCGCGCTCATCCTGCCCACCGCAGGGGGTGACGCCTTTAGCCGCGGCATTAATCCTGTTGACAATATCCAGGGTTTCGTGTTAAATTCTACGTTTCGGCTTGCAGGGATTTTGGAGATTATTATAGATGAAAACCTTTGTTGCAAAAGACGGCCTGGTACCGAAGGTATGGTACGAGGTTAACGCGGACGGCAAGGTGCTGGGCAGGATGGCGACGCGCATCGCCACCGTTCTGCAGGGTAAACACAAACCGCAATACACGTCTCATGTGGATACGGGTGATTTTGTCGTAGTGTATAATGCGAAAAAAGTTAAACTTACGGGGAATAAGTTGAAGGATAAGATGTATAAGCGTTATACGGGCTATCCCAGCGGCCTGAAGCTCAAACCCGCCGGGGAAATGCTGGAGAAACACTCGGACAGGGTGGTAAGGCTGGCTGTGAAGCGTATGTTGCCCAAGAGCAAATTGGGAGACAAGATGATAAAGAAACTCAAGATTTATGCGGGTCCCGAACATCCCCATGAGGCGCAGCAGCCCAGGGAGTTAACTTTTAATTAAAGGCGAGGTAAATGGCCAGGACAGCAAAAACCGGCAATGACGATAATAAGACTAACTATGTATGGGGTACCGGCAGGCGGAAATCCTCTGTCGCAAGGGTTCGCCTGATAGAAGGCGACGGCGCCGTGTCTATAAACAAGTCTCCACTTGATGACTTTTTTTCAAGGGACATAGACAAGGCCGTAGTGCTGGCCCCTTTGAAGGCCACGGACACCCTGGGTAAGTACAAGGTGTTTGTGAACGTTACCGGCGGTGGCACCACAGGACAGGCAGGCGCAATCTCGCTTGGTGTATCCCGTGCGCTTATGAAGGTGGAAGGCGAGCACATGGAAATCCTCCGCGTTCAAGGCTTTCTGACCAGGGACAGCAGGATGAAGGAACGCAAGAAGTACGGAAAAAAGGGTGCAAGAAAGAGCTTCCAGTGGACTAAGCGCTAAACAGCGCCGCTTGCTGCAGCCATTCTTTTAATAACCCCCTCCATATATTTCTCCTCTTATCTCGAACTCTTATTGCGCAGGTCTACTCTTGTCTGAAAACTCGATAGGGCTGCCACGTTCTTAATAATGTCGCGGTCTTGGTATTTAATTTGAAGGTTTAGGATATGAAGCTGGGAGTTACCCTGAGTTCTCTTGGGTCGGATGTTAAAGAGGCGATTGGCAATGTCTCAAGAACCGGCCTGGCGACGATAGACGTTGACGCCGCCCATGGCCCTATCACCCCTGAGCTGTCACACAGCGGACGCCGTGACTTCTTGCGCTACGTGGGTTCATATGGCCTGGAGGTCAGCGCGCTTTGTGGTGACTTTGGAAGGGGTTTCTCTGATGAAGGAGCTGTAGAGCGGCTTTTTGACGAGACCGAGAAGCTTATAGGGCTGGCGCTCGACCTGAGGGTGCGGATAATCACCACCGGGATAGGCCGGGTGCCTGAAGACGAAACAGGCAGGGCACGCGGCAGGCTCCGGGAGGTATTGAATGAGGTAGGGAAGCGGGCCGAAAATTATGATATCCACCTTGCGAGCCACGTGGGTGAGTCAACACCCGCTGATCTAAAAAAGATGCTAGATTCCCTGAATACGCAGGGTGTCAAGGTGTGTTATGACCCTTCGGTACTGATACCCAGAGGGCTGGACGTGGTTAGTGGTGTACGTGAACTGGGCGGTTATATAGTCCATGCCTATGCCAGAGACGTCCTGAAAGGAGAGAGGGGTTACGCGGAGACGGTGCCGGGTGAAGGGATAGTGCCTTTCAGGGATTACGTGCTGGCCCTCTGCGAGATTGGCTATACCGGGCATCTTGTGGTAAAGAGAGAGGCGGGAGACGGGGGCATCGAGGACGCCATAAAGGCCAGGGAGTTTCTTGAGAGAATAATTATTTAGTATCAGGCGTATCGCCTAACCCGCCCCCGGTCCATTTATAACCCGTTGGTTTCACTACCTGTAAAGCCCGTGTTTTTTAATGTACAGTTCCACATTCTGCGGTACCATGTGGCTTATAGGGAGACCGCTTCTTAGTCTCCTCCTTATCTCCGTGGAGGAGATGTCGACAGGGGGGATTTCTACCTGAATCCGCCTTATTTCCTCCACCTTTTCCCGTCCCAGTATGGGTACGAGCTGGTTCAGATTGTCCAGGGTGTTGCCGGGCCGGTTCACCACTACGATACGGCACAGCTCGGCAAGCCGTTTAATTTCCTTCCATGTAGGCAGCTCGTTTACGGTGTCCGTGCCGATTATGAGATGTGGGTCCGAGTCCCTGCCATAGAGTTCCGGGTGGGCCTCTACGGTGTCGATGGTATACGACTTGCCCTCGCGGGAGATCTCTACGTCCGAGACATCAAAGTGGTCGGTGTCTTTTATGGCCAGGGCGACCATCTCATAGCGGTGCCGGGCGTCCACAATGTCATCTGCGTTCTTATGGGGCGGCTGACCCGAAGGGATGAACTGGACCCTGTCGAGTCCGTGCCTGTGATACACCTCTTCAGCGATGATGAGATGTCCGATATGAACGGGGTTAAAGGTTCCCCCCAGGATACCGATTCTCATGGGTTTATTCTCGGTTTGGTGTTGCCCTGCCTAGGTGTATAGATTATATTTTAACCACGGCGTAAGTCAACAAGAAGGCCGCAGCGACTGCCGTGTGCGCCCAAGTAATTACGTCCTGTGCGGCGGCTCTTTCTGGATGACCATGGATGACCGGAAAGATTTTTTAAAAAATGCTTGATGCCGCATGCAAGATGCGTACGCTGTTTCATGAGGAAATATTATACAGGCAGGGCCCAATACATTGAAGGATGCATAAGTAGAGAAAGGATGGTGCTTATAATGAATTATATCACAAAGAGGCTGTTTGCCGTTGCCTTTGTGGTTTCAATTAGTTTGGCCTCAATTATGCCGTATACTCAGGCAGGTCAGGAATCTGTGAGTTCTGTGGAAGAAAATGTGGCCCAGTTGTTAAGTACAAGGAAATGCCCGGGTTGCGACCTGCACGGTGCCAACCTGAAGGGCGCCCAGCTTGAGAATGCAGACCTGAAAGGCGCCAACCTGAGCGGTGCGGATCTGATGAATGCCGAGCTGAGCGGCACCGATTTGAGCAACGCGGACCTGACGAACGCGAACCTGGAGGCCGCCGTCTTGAGTAATGCGAACCTGAACGGTGCCAAACTGGACGGTGCCCGGGTAATAAACGCGGGGTTTATCAGCGTCAGGGGCCTCACCCCGGAGCAGAAGGACGACCTTCGAAAGCGTGAGGCTATAGTGATTGATGATTAGCCGGCGGACCATCCGGCTCCCTTAGTTCGTTCCCGGCACGGGAACGGCTGGATGTTTTGAAAACTCCTTACTCAAAATTGTAACCAGGAGAGAAAGGACGGTACTGAGGATGGGTAACATCAAAGGGTCATTATTGGCCGTTGCCGTTATCGTTTCTATCGGCGTTGTTTTGGGTATGTCGGGCATAAAGACGCGCCCGGTCTATGGTGCCTCTGTAGAGGAGAATGTAGAAAAACTGCGAAGTACGAATTCATGTCCGGGATGCGACCTGCATGGTGCGGACCTCCGCAACACCAACCTTGAGGACGCCAACCTTAACGGTGCAAATCTTAGAAACGCCAACCTGAGCGGTTGTGAACTGCAAAATGTGGATTTCAGGGGCGCT
Above is a genomic segment from Candidatus Bathyanammoxibius amoris containing:
- the nadD gene encoding nicotinate-nucleotide adenylyltransferase, with the translated sequence MRIGILGGTFNPVHIGHLIIAEEVYHRHGLDRVQFIPSGQPPHKNADDIVDARHRYEMVALAIKDTDHFDVSDVEISREGKSYTIDTVEAHPELYGRDSDPHLIIGTDTVNELPTWKEIKRLAELCRIVVVNRPGNTLDNLNQLVPILGREKVEEIRRIQVEIPPVDISSTEIRRRLRSGLPISHMVPQNVELYIKKHGLYR
- the rplM gene encoding 50S ribosomal protein L13; protein product: MKTFVAKDGLVPKVWYEVNADGKVLGRMATRIATVLQGKHKPQYTSHVDTGDFVVVYNAKKVKLTGNKLKDKMYKRYTGYPSGLKLKPAGEMLEKHSDRVVRLAVKRMLPKSKLGDKMIKKLKIYAGPEHPHEAQQPRELTFN
- a CDS encoding pentapeptide repeat-containing protein — encoded protein: MNYITKRLFAVAFVVSISLASIMPYTQAGQESVSSVEENVAQLLSTRKCPGCDLHGANLKGAQLENADLKGANLSGADLMNAELSGTDLSNADLTNANLEAAVLSNANLNGAKLDGARVINAGFISVRGLTPEQKDDLRKREAIVIDD
- a CDS encoding pentapeptide repeat-containing protein — its product is MGNIKGSLLAVAVIVSIGVVLGMSGIKTRPVYGASVEENVEKLRSTNSCPGCDLHGADLRNTNLEDANLNGANLRNANLSGCELQNVDFRGANLEAADLRRGDFNGADMSGTSLNGAWVQGADFLRVRGLTPEQRKYLKENGAIIRKD
- the rpsI gene encoding 30S ribosomal protein S9, which encodes MARTAKTGNDDNKTNYVWGTGRRKSSVARVRLIEGDGAVSINKSPLDDFFSRDIDKAVVLAPLKATDTLGKYKVFVNVTGGGTTGQAGAISLGVSRALMKVEGEHMEILRVQGFLTRDSRMKERKKYGKKGARKSFQWTKR
- a CDS encoding sugar phosphate isomerase/epimerase, whose protein sequence is MKLGVTLSSLGSDVKEAIGNVSRTGLATIDVDAAHGPITPELSHSGRRDFLRYVGSYGLEVSALCGDFGRGFSDEGAVERLFDETEKLIGLALDLRVRIITTGIGRVPEDETGRARGRLREVLNEVGKRAENYDIHLASHVGESTPADLKKMLDSLNTQGVKVCYDPSVLIPRGLDVVSGVRELGGYIVHAYARDVLKGERGYAETVPGEGIVPFRDYVLALCEIGYTGHLVVKREAGDGGIEDAIKAREFLERIII